The Microbacterium esteraromaticum genome contains the following window.
CCGTGTCTTTCACGCACTGGCGGCGTCGACACGGCGCGACATCCTGCGCCGCACCATCGAACACGAGCAGTCGGTCTCAGCACTCGCCGGCGACTATGACATGTCGTTCGCTGCCGTACAGAAGCACGTCTCGGTGCTCGAAGCCGCCGGCCTCATCGTCAAACGCGCCGAGGGACGCGAGCGCCTCGTGCGCGCCAACCCCGAGATGATCGCGAAAGCGCGGGCTCTGCTGGCCCGCTATGAAGAACTCTGGCGGGCGCGCATCGCCAGACTCGACGACCTGCTGGCGCAGCCCGCGCCAGAGACGAATCCACCAGAGCAGCACCAGGGAGAGTGAAATGCCTGTAACCGAGATTCTCACCGACCGCGAGAACCTGACGATGACCGTCATCGCCGACCTCGCCGCCCCCATCGAGCGTGTCTGGAGCGTCTACAGCGACCCGGTTCAACTCGAGCGTTTCTGGGGCCCTCCAGGCTGGCCCGCCACCTTCACCTCGTGGGAACACCACGTCGGCGGGCGCGCGACGTACACCATGCGCGGTCCGCGCGGAGAGGCATCTTCGGGGTACTGGGAGTTCCTGGCCATCGAGCAGCCCCACCGCTTCGAGGTGCTCGACGGCTTCAGTGACGAGCACGGCACGCCCAATGCTGATCTGCCGGCC
Protein-coding sequences here:
- a CDS encoding ArsR/SmtB family transcription factor → MVAQRELDETEVDRVFHALAASTRRDILRRTIEHEQSVSALAGDYDMSFAAVQKHVSVLEAAGLIVKRAEGRERLVRANPEMIAKARALLARYEELWRARIARLDDLLAQPAPETNPPEQHQGE